The following DNA comes from bacterium.
CATTGATTATATTTTCCTCTGTGTATTATTTTTTGGACAATCCTAATTACTCTTTCAATCTCTTTGTTACTCATCTTAGGAAACAAAGGAAGACTTAATGTCCTCTCATAAAACTCCTCTGCTTTTGGATAATCCCCCTTTTTATATCCCAGGTTTTGTTGATAATAAGGCTGGAGATGAACAGGGATATAATGAACCTGCACCCCTATTCCTTCCTCCCTCAAGGCATCAAATATTTCTTTTCGATTTAACCCTTTTTTTAACTGAATAACATATAAATGGTAAGAAGATTTTACATTCTCTTTTTCGCAAGGGGTAATTATCGCCTCCATATCTTTGAACGCTTCGTTGTATTTATCTGCAATCTCTCTTCTTCTGGCAACAAAATCATCTACTCTTTCTAACTGTTTAATACCTAAAGCACACTGGAAATCAGTAATTCGGTAATTAAAACCCAATTCTTGCATTTCATAATACCAGAGACCTTCATTTTTATTTATCAGCCTTGTTTTTTCTTTTGTAATTCCATGATTTCTAAACATCAATAGTTTTTCGTAGAAATCTTCATTGTTGGTTAAAACCGCACCGCCTTCTCCTGTGGTAATATGTTTTACCGGATGGAAACTAAAGACCGTCATATCCGAATGCTTACAACTTCCAATCTTCACCCATTCTAACTTCTGGCTTCTGTATTCTGCCCCTAAAGAATGACAGGCATCTTCGATTATGATTAAATTATGTTCCTTATCGATCTTGCCAATCGTTTCTAAATCACAAGGATGTCCTGCAAAATGCACAGGAATTATAGCCTTAGTTTTTGAGGCAATCCTTTTCTTTATCTCGCCGGAGGCAATATTCGCTGTATCCTCTTCTATATCGGCAAAGACAGGTCGTCCGCCGCAGTATAACACACAATTACTACTGGCAACAAAGGTTATAGGT
Coding sequences within:
- the pseC gene encoding UDP-4-amino-4,6-dideoxy-N-acetyl-beta-L-altrosamine transaminase, with product MKKIIPYGRQWIEDDEIKAVVEVLKSDWVTQGSKVEEFERRITEYCGAKFAVVVSSGTAALHIACLSAGIEKDDEVITSPITFVASSNCVLYCGGRPVFADIEEDTANIASGEIKKRIASKTKAIIPVHFAGHPCDLETIGKIDKEHNLIIIEDACHSLGAEYRSQKLEWVKIGSCKHSDMTVFSFHPVKHITTGEGGAVLTNNEDFYEKLLMFRNHGITKEKTRLINKNEGLWYYEMQELGFNYRITDFQCALGIKQLERVDDFVARRREIADKYNEAFKDMEAIITPCEKENVKSSYHLYVIQLKKGLNRKEIFDALREEGIGVQVHYIPVHLQPYYQQNLGYKKGDYPKAEEFYERTLSLPLFPKMSNKEIERVIRIVQKIIHRGKYNQW